A window from Theobroma cacao cultivar B97-61/B2 chromosome 3, Criollo_cocoa_genome_V2, whole genome shotgun sequence encodes these proteins:
- the LOC18605777 gene encoding uncharacterized protein LOC18605777 isoform X2: MQSQFNAMEDKFHRRASKRPLVLEDEDDADGSNEVYRFKVLLPNGTSVDLSLKNQKPEISFEDFIDLIRVEYDYIVRSQRQSVKRKRIINWNSEKLYLEGDMGGKIMSRIKLRHFKPLKCHILRLHDGSGEVANTYENMWDLTPDTDLLMELPEEYTFETALADLIDNSLQAVWLNGKNERRLISVNVLENTISIFDTGPGMDSSDENSIVKWGKMGASLNRLSKVQAIGCKPPYLMPFFGMFGYGGPIASMHLGSCAIVSSKTKESKKVYTLQIAREALLNNSNPERSWRTDGGIRDASEDEIEKSPHQSFTKVEILKPKQKNLDIFKLQCKLKDTYFPYIQCDELSKVGRTITPVEFQVNGVDLTEIDGGEAAITNLLSCNGPEFSILLHFSLRRENVATKGSKASQEANARLKCIYFPIRQGKENIERILERLGAEGCGVRENYEDFSRVSIRRLGRLLPDARWALLPFMDLRQRKGDKSHLLKRCCLRVKCFVETDAGFNPTPSKTDLAHHNPFSIALKNFGSRHVEKEKDVDVEIYRGGKQLTFLQLEREYQDWLLLMHDSYDEEIVSGEDQPVLVVGPLNKKALGISSDVIRVHKILKRKGVLWKRCQRIKVLKGACAGFHKNNVYATLEYFLIEGFQGDFGGEARIICRPLGLSNGSILSVKDGNASFDIRSSLSLPVSVIDSGKCLAIDDTDWDCQLEKQCQKAPSRIDLLNAKQCQELEALPADATVHAGLVPPKEIVAVLRPRSFGSSSASNDLEQKDILKINLEMSMEVNFRRTKNHQDVKHIYSGRITPSSHKGFNGLYVFPIGSKFTHLFQVAGLYTFLFSIEHSGCQDCKKTLLVVPSLKVGKWRLLSDGKIPSYNVRVGSCFALIPIACYDIYGNRMPFSSIPNFKIKLVMNEGMLVDVTQMKPSLSSDNLVLNIEDVMIESNGLDSMRPHYAATLVIYSKDESVSISVECQVTPGALRNVRACPEVLGNQLLPGFIIEQLVLEMFDAYGNHVAEGAEVQFHLDGFVIQGHLGSKYKVDDRGCIDLGGLLEVTAGYGKSVSLSVLHDGKVVFKREFQTEKRELRIASVVPEHCIAGSILEDLAFEVVDSQGVVDETFHDDEKHGQSHRLIVNSESFETCDSICYAFIHGCCIVTSIPLPEIEGPFCFVAFHSRYMDLYLNVKVSLVRPRKVESDEIEYPSDQKGLFLQKSQSVKDVGCLLSLVKYDKELEDEVCKYGERIAKWEHLLETLDCRKASIERYVSGLQASLEPNLINNLDSLSTKEEMMIRIKERDHSAASVLCSLAQKLPFQEPWMDVIEGLVGVVVLLGTVCTSKLSRILAEYLGEDQMLAVVCKSYTAARALEKYEHNGKVDWKLGLHAEATALGKSISGRFLVVCLEDIRPYPGLIEVSDPQRKLALPDPRLPTGNTPPGFIGYAVNMVNIDHPHLENLTTAGHGLRETLFYRLFSKLQVYETREHMENARACIKHSAISLDGGILRKNGIISLGYRNPEIHFPVQMHVSQQHKEIMEQIKKMKLELRSILQHIERISENHAKASKKFNKRKMKLEKCMDRMDSTIKYYHVEYAPNTLKSEEAPPM, translated from the exons ATGCAGAGTCAGTTTAACGCCATGGAAGATAAGTTTCATCGTAGGGCTTCGAAGAGGCCGTTGGTTTtggaagatgaagatgatgcTGATGGTTCTAACGAAGTTTACCGCTTCAAAGTCCTGTTACCTAACGGGACTAGCGTGGATTTGTCTTTAAAGAACCAAAAGCCAGAAATCTCGTTTGAAGATTTTATCGACTTGATCAGGGTCGAGTATGATTATATCGTTAGAAGCCAGCGTCAGTCGGTTAAAcgaaaaagaataataaattgGAACAGTGAAAAGTTATATCTTGAAGGTGACATGGGCGGTAAAATAATGAGTCGAATCAAGTTGCGGCATTTTAAGCCCCTGAAGTGTCACATTCTACGCCTTCAT GATGGTTCCGGAGAGGTTGCCAATACTTATGAG AATATGTGGGATTTGACACCGGATACGGATTTGTTAATGGAGTTACCAGAAGAATACACTTTTGAAACTGCTCTTGCCGATTTGATT GACAATTCCTTGCAAGCAGTATGGTTGAATGGTAAAAACGAGAGGAGATTGATAAG TGTGAATGTTCTGGAGAATacaatttcaatttttgacACTGGGCCTGGAATGGACAGCAGTGATGAAAACTCTATTGTTAAGTG GGGAAAGATGGGTGCCTCTCTAAACAGATTATCTAAAGTTCAGGCAATTGGGTGCAAACCTCCATACTTAATG CCCTTTTTTGGCATGTTCGGATATGGAGGACCTATTGCATCTATGCATCTAGGGAG CTGCGCTATAGTTTCTTCCAAGACAAAAGAGTCCAAGAAAGTTTACACATTACAGATTGCGCGAGAGGCTTTACTCAACAATTCTAATCCTGAACGTTCTTGGAGG aCTGATGGTGGCATCAGGGATGCTTCagaagatgaaattgagaaatcGCCTCATCAGAGCTTTACAAAG GTGGAGATATTAAAGCCTAAACAAAAAAACTTGGACATTTTTAAACTCCAATGCAAGCTTAAGGACACCTACTTTCCATATATTCAG TGTGATGAGTTGTCCAAAGTTGGCAGGACTATTACACCTGTTGAGTTCCAG GTTAATGGTGTTGATTTGACTGAAATTGATGGTGGCGAAGCTGCAATCACCAACTTGCTTTCTTGCAATGGTCCTGAATTTAGTATACTGCTTCACTTTTCCCTTAGAAGGGAGAATGTTGCAACCAAAG GTTCAAAGGCTTCTCAAGAGGCAAATGCTCGCCTCAAGTGTATTTATTTTCCCATACGTCAG GGGAAAGAAAATATTGAGAGGATTTTAGAGAGGTTGGGTGCTGAAGGATGTGGAGTTAGAGAAAACTATGAGGATTTTAGTCGCGTCTCAATTCGACGTCTTGGTCGTTTACTTCCAGATGCTCGTTGG GCATTACTTCCTTTTATGGATTTGAGGCAGCGCAAGGGGGATAAGTCCCACTTATTGAAAAGATGTTGCTTGAGGGTTAAATGCTTTGTTG AGACTGATGCTGGCTTCAATCCAACACCATCAAAG ACTGATCTGGCGCACCATAATCCTTTTTCCATTGCTCTAAAGAACTTTGGCAGTAGGCatgtagagaaagaaaaag ATGTTGATGTTGAAATTTATAGAGGCGGTAAACAGTTAACCTTTCTACAACTGGAAAGGGAGTATCAGGATTGGCTTCTTCTAATGCATGACAGTTATGATGAAGAAATCGTGTCTGGTGAGGATCAGCCAGTTCTTGTTGTTGGTCCTTTGAACAAGAAGGCACTAGGAATATCATCTGATG TTATAAGGGTTCATAAAATTCTTAAGAGAAAGGGAGTATTGTGGAAACGTTGCCAGAGAATCAAAGTTCTTAAGGGTGCATGTGCAGGGTTTCATAAGAACAATGTTTATGCTACATTAGAATATTTTTTGATTGAGGGATTTCAGGGGGATTTTGGTG GAGAAGCTCGGATTATATGCAG GCCACTAGGTCTATCGAATGGCTCTATTCTTTCTGTAAAGGATGGAAATGCCAGCTTTGATATTCGCAGTTCATTATCTCTTCCAGTTAGTGTGATTGATTCTGGAAAG TGCCTAGCTATTGATGATACTGATTGGGATTGTCAACTGGAGAAACAATGTCAGAAGGCTCCCTCGAGAATTGACTTGCTGAATGCGAAACAGTGTCAAGAATTGGAG GCATTGCCAGCTGATGCCACAGTACATGCTGGACTAGTTCCACCAAAGGAAATTGTCGCTGTTCTTCGTCCAAGGAGTTTTGGTTCTTCTAGTGCTTCAAATGACTTGGAGCAGAAGGACATTTTGAAGATTAATTTAGAGATGTCAATGGAAGTCAATTTTAGAAGAACCAAGAACCATCAAGATGTTAAACATATTTACTCAGGCCGAATTACACCTTCGTCCCATAAAGGGTTTAATGGCTTGTACGTATTCCCAATTGGGAGCAAGTTCACACACTTGTTTCAAGTAGCAGGCTTATATACCTTTTTATTCTCTATT GAACATTCAGGTTGTCAGGATTGCAAGAAAACACTGCTGGTAGTGCCTTCGCTTAAGGTTGGGAAGTGGCGGCTTCTGAGTGATGGAAAGATTCCATCATATAATGTGAG GGTCGGTTCATGTTTTGCACTTATCCCTATTGCATGCTATGACATATATGGCAATCGGATGCCATTTTCCTCCATTCCTAACTTCAAGATCAAGCTTGTTATGAATGAAGGTATGCTAGTTGATGTGACCCAGATGAAGCCGTCCCTTTCTTCCGATAACTTGGTCCTTAATATTGAG GATGTCATGATTGAAAGTAATGGGTTGGACTCAATGCGGCCTCATTATGCAGCCACCTTGGTGATATATTCAAAAGATGAGTCGGTGTCAATTTCTGTTGAATGTCAAG TTACCCCTGGAGCTTTACGGAATGTCAGAGCCTGTCCAGAAGTTCTTGGAAACCAATTACTCCCAGGCTTCATAATTGAGCAGCTCGTACTAGAG ATGTTTGATGCATATGGCAATCATGTTGCAGAGGGTGCGGAAGTTCAGTTCCACTTGGATGGATTTGTTATTCAAGGACATCTAGGCTCAAAGTATAAG GTGGATGACCGTGGATGCATTGACCTTGGGGGCCTATTGGAAGTAACTGCAGGTTATGGAAAATCAG TATCTCTCTCTGTTTTACATGACGGCAAAGTAGTCTTCAAGCGAGAGTTTCAAACTGAGAAAAGGGAACTAAGAATTGCATCAGTG GTACCTGAGCATTGCATTGCTGGCTCTATACTGGAAGATTTAGCTTTTGAAGTTGTAGACTCCCAAGGTGTTGTTGATGAAACTTTTCATGATGATGAAAAGCATGGCCAATCCCATAGACTCATAGTTAACTCAGAATCATTTGAAACATGTGATTCTATATGCTATGCATTCATTCACGGCTGCTGCATCGTCACTTCAATTCCCCTTCCTGAAATTGAAGGGCCATTTTGCTTCGTAGCTTTTCATTCTCGTTACATGGATCTGTATCTCAATGTCAAG GTTTCTCTTGTGCGTCCTCGGAAAGTTGAGTCTGATGAGATTGAGTACCCCTCAGATCAGAAGGGCTTGTTCCTGCAGAAGTCACAATCTGTCAAGGATGTAGGATGTCTACTGTCCCTAGTGAAATATGACAAG GAACTAGAGGATGAAGTGTGCAAATATGGTGAGCGCATTGCAAAATGGGAACATCTGCTGGAAACTCTTGATTGTAGGAAGGCAAGCATTGAGCGATATGTGTCTGGTTTGCAAG CTTCTCTGGAACCTAATTTAATCAACAATTTGGACTCTTTGTccacaaaagaagaaatgatgaTACGGATCAAGGAAAGAGATCATTCTGCAGCTTCTGTTCTCTGCAGTCTTGCTCAAAAACTTCCATTTCAAGAACCGTGGATGGATGTTATCGAAGGGTTAGTAGGTGTGGTAGTCCTACTGGGAACAGTTTGTACCAGTAAGCTTAGCAG GATTTTAGCTGAGTACTTGGGTGAAGATCAGATGCTTGCTGTTGTGTGCAAATCCTATACAGCTGCACGTGCTCTTGAGAAGTATGAGCATAATGGAAAAGTTGATTGGAAACTTGGTCTTCATGCAGAAGCTACTGCACTTGGAAAATCAATAAGTGGCAGATTTCTTGTTGTCTGCCTTGAGGATATAAG GCCTTACCCAGGATTGATTGAAGTAAGTGACCCTCAGAGGAAGCTAGCGTTGCCAGATCCTAGGTTACCGACTGGAAACACTCCTCCAGGTTTTATTGGTTATGCGGTTAATATGGTTAACATAGACCATCCTCATTTAGAGAACTTGACCACTGCTGGCCATGGTCTGCGGGAGACCCTATTCTACAGACTTTTTAGCAAGCTTCAAGTATATGAAACGAGGGAACATATGGAAAATGCTCGTGCTTGCATAAAACACAGTGCTATCTCTCTGGATGGAGGAATTCTGAGAAAGAATGGAATTATATCTCTTGGATACAG GAATCCTGAAATACATTTTCCAGTTCAGATGCATGTCTCTCAGCAACACAAGGAAATCATGGAgcaaattaagaaaatgaagTTGGAGCTAAGAAGCATCTTACAGCATATAGAGAGAATAAGTGAAAATCATGCCAAAGCTTCTAAGAAGTTTaacaagagaaaaatgaagctGGAGAAGTGCATGGATCGAATGGATTCCACAATCAAGTATTATCACGTGGAATATGCTCCCAATACACTTAAGAGCGAGGAAGCCCCTCCCATGTGA
- the LOC18605777 gene encoding uncharacterized protein LOC18605777 isoform X1, which yields MQSQFNAMEDKFHRRASKRPLVLEDEDDADGSNEVYRFKVLLPNGTSVDLSLKNQKPEISFEDFIDLIRVEYDYIVRSQRQSVKRKRIINWNSEKLYLEGDMGGKIMSRIKLRHFKPLKCHILRLHDGSGEVANTYENMWDLTPDTDLLMELPEEYTFETALADLIDNSLQAVWLNGKNERRLISVNVLENTISIFDTGPGMDSSDENSIVKWGKMGASLNRLSKVQAIGCKPPYLMPFFGMFGYGGPIASMHLGSCAIVSSKTKESKKVYTLQIAREALLNNSNPERSWRTDGGIRDASEDEIEKSPHQSFTKVEILKPKQKNLDIFKLQCKLKDTYFPYIQCDELSKVGRTITPVEFQVNGVDLTEIDGGEAAITNLLSCNGPEFSILLHFSLRRENVATKGSKASQEANARLKCIYFPIRQGKENIERILERLGAEGCGVRENYEDFSRVSIRRLGRLLPDARWALLPFMDLRQRKGDKSHLLKRCCLRVKCFVETDAGFNPTPSKTDLAHHNPFSIALKNFGSRHVEKEKDVDVEIYRGGKQLTFLQLEREYQDWLLLMHDSYDEEIVSGEDQPVLVVGPLNKKALGISSDVIRVHKILKRKGVLWKRCQRIKVLKGACAGFHKNNVYATLEYFLIEGFQGDFGGEARIICRPLGLSNGSILSVKDGNASFDIRSSLSLPVSVIDSGKCLAIDDTDWDCQLEKQCQKAPSRIDLLNAKQCQELEVDGALPADATVHAGLVPPKEIVAVLRPRSFGSSSASNDLEQKDILKINLEMSMEVNFRRTKNHQDVKHIYSGRITPSSHKGFNGLYVFPIGSKFTHLFQVAGLYTFLFSIEHSGCQDCKKTLLVVPSLKVGKWRLLSDGKIPSYNVRVGSCFALIPIACYDIYGNRMPFSSIPNFKIKLVMNEGMLVDVTQMKPSLSSDNLVLNIEDVMIESNGLDSMRPHYAATLVIYSKDESVSISVECQVTPGALRNVRACPEVLGNQLLPGFIIEQLVLEMFDAYGNHVAEGAEVQFHLDGFVIQGHLGSKYKVDDRGCIDLGGLLEVTAGYGKSVSLSVLHDGKVVFKREFQTEKRELRIASVVPEHCIAGSILEDLAFEVVDSQGVVDETFHDDEKHGQSHRLIVNSESFETCDSICYAFIHGCCIVTSIPLPEIEGPFCFVAFHSRYMDLYLNVKVSLVRPRKVESDEIEYPSDQKGLFLQKSQSVKDVGCLLSLVKYDKELEDEVCKYGERIAKWEHLLETLDCRKASIERYVSGLQASLEPNLINNLDSLSTKEEMMIRIKERDHSAASVLCSLAQKLPFQEPWMDVIEGLVGVVVLLGTVCTSKLSRILAEYLGEDQMLAVVCKSYTAARALEKYEHNGKVDWKLGLHAEATALGKSISGRFLVVCLEDIRPYPGLIEVSDPQRKLALPDPRLPTGNTPPGFIGYAVNMVNIDHPHLENLTTAGHGLRETLFYRLFSKLQVYETREHMENARACIKHSAISLDGGILRKNGIISLGYRNPEIHFPVQMHVSQQHKEIMEQIKKMKLELRSILQHIERISENHAKASKKFNKRKMKLEKCMDRMDSTIKYYHVEYAPNTLKSEEAPPM from the exons ATGCAGAGTCAGTTTAACGCCATGGAAGATAAGTTTCATCGTAGGGCTTCGAAGAGGCCGTTGGTTTtggaagatgaagatgatgcTGATGGTTCTAACGAAGTTTACCGCTTCAAAGTCCTGTTACCTAACGGGACTAGCGTGGATTTGTCTTTAAAGAACCAAAAGCCAGAAATCTCGTTTGAAGATTTTATCGACTTGATCAGGGTCGAGTATGATTATATCGTTAGAAGCCAGCGTCAGTCGGTTAAAcgaaaaagaataataaattgGAACAGTGAAAAGTTATATCTTGAAGGTGACATGGGCGGTAAAATAATGAGTCGAATCAAGTTGCGGCATTTTAAGCCCCTGAAGTGTCACATTCTACGCCTTCAT GATGGTTCCGGAGAGGTTGCCAATACTTATGAG AATATGTGGGATTTGACACCGGATACGGATTTGTTAATGGAGTTACCAGAAGAATACACTTTTGAAACTGCTCTTGCCGATTTGATT GACAATTCCTTGCAAGCAGTATGGTTGAATGGTAAAAACGAGAGGAGATTGATAAG TGTGAATGTTCTGGAGAATacaatttcaatttttgacACTGGGCCTGGAATGGACAGCAGTGATGAAAACTCTATTGTTAAGTG GGGAAAGATGGGTGCCTCTCTAAACAGATTATCTAAAGTTCAGGCAATTGGGTGCAAACCTCCATACTTAATG CCCTTTTTTGGCATGTTCGGATATGGAGGACCTATTGCATCTATGCATCTAGGGAG CTGCGCTATAGTTTCTTCCAAGACAAAAGAGTCCAAGAAAGTTTACACATTACAGATTGCGCGAGAGGCTTTACTCAACAATTCTAATCCTGAACGTTCTTGGAGG aCTGATGGTGGCATCAGGGATGCTTCagaagatgaaattgagaaatcGCCTCATCAGAGCTTTACAAAG GTGGAGATATTAAAGCCTAAACAAAAAAACTTGGACATTTTTAAACTCCAATGCAAGCTTAAGGACACCTACTTTCCATATATTCAG TGTGATGAGTTGTCCAAAGTTGGCAGGACTATTACACCTGTTGAGTTCCAG GTTAATGGTGTTGATTTGACTGAAATTGATGGTGGCGAAGCTGCAATCACCAACTTGCTTTCTTGCAATGGTCCTGAATTTAGTATACTGCTTCACTTTTCCCTTAGAAGGGAGAATGTTGCAACCAAAG GTTCAAAGGCTTCTCAAGAGGCAAATGCTCGCCTCAAGTGTATTTATTTTCCCATACGTCAG GGGAAAGAAAATATTGAGAGGATTTTAGAGAGGTTGGGTGCTGAAGGATGTGGAGTTAGAGAAAACTATGAGGATTTTAGTCGCGTCTCAATTCGACGTCTTGGTCGTTTACTTCCAGATGCTCGTTGG GCATTACTTCCTTTTATGGATTTGAGGCAGCGCAAGGGGGATAAGTCCCACTTATTGAAAAGATGTTGCTTGAGGGTTAAATGCTTTGTTG AGACTGATGCTGGCTTCAATCCAACACCATCAAAG ACTGATCTGGCGCACCATAATCCTTTTTCCATTGCTCTAAAGAACTTTGGCAGTAGGCatgtagagaaagaaaaag ATGTTGATGTTGAAATTTATAGAGGCGGTAAACAGTTAACCTTTCTACAACTGGAAAGGGAGTATCAGGATTGGCTTCTTCTAATGCATGACAGTTATGATGAAGAAATCGTGTCTGGTGAGGATCAGCCAGTTCTTGTTGTTGGTCCTTTGAACAAGAAGGCACTAGGAATATCATCTGATG TTATAAGGGTTCATAAAATTCTTAAGAGAAAGGGAGTATTGTGGAAACGTTGCCAGAGAATCAAAGTTCTTAAGGGTGCATGTGCAGGGTTTCATAAGAACAATGTTTATGCTACATTAGAATATTTTTTGATTGAGGGATTTCAGGGGGATTTTGGTG GAGAAGCTCGGATTATATGCAG GCCACTAGGTCTATCGAATGGCTCTATTCTTTCTGTAAAGGATGGAAATGCCAGCTTTGATATTCGCAGTTCATTATCTCTTCCAGTTAGTGTGATTGATTCTGGAAAG TGCCTAGCTATTGATGATACTGATTGGGATTGTCAACTGGAGAAACAATGTCAGAAGGCTCCCTCGAGAATTGACTTGCTGAATGCGAAACAGTGTCAAGAATTGGAGGTTGATGGG GCATTGCCAGCTGATGCCACAGTACATGCTGGACTAGTTCCACCAAAGGAAATTGTCGCTGTTCTTCGTCCAAGGAGTTTTGGTTCTTCTAGTGCTTCAAATGACTTGGAGCAGAAGGACATTTTGAAGATTAATTTAGAGATGTCAATGGAAGTCAATTTTAGAAGAACCAAGAACCATCAAGATGTTAAACATATTTACTCAGGCCGAATTACACCTTCGTCCCATAAAGGGTTTAATGGCTTGTACGTATTCCCAATTGGGAGCAAGTTCACACACTTGTTTCAAGTAGCAGGCTTATATACCTTTTTATTCTCTATT GAACATTCAGGTTGTCAGGATTGCAAGAAAACACTGCTGGTAGTGCCTTCGCTTAAGGTTGGGAAGTGGCGGCTTCTGAGTGATGGAAAGATTCCATCATATAATGTGAG GGTCGGTTCATGTTTTGCACTTATCCCTATTGCATGCTATGACATATATGGCAATCGGATGCCATTTTCCTCCATTCCTAACTTCAAGATCAAGCTTGTTATGAATGAAGGTATGCTAGTTGATGTGACCCAGATGAAGCCGTCCCTTTCTTCCGATAACTTGGTCCTTAATATTGAG GATGTCATGATTGAAAGTAATGGGTTGGACTCAATGCGGCCTCATTATGCAGCCACCTTGGTGATATATTCAAAAGATGAGTCGGTGTCAATTTCTGTTGAATGTCAAG TTACCCCTGGAGCTTTACGGAATGTCAGAGCCTGTCCAGAAGTTCTTGGAAACCAATTACTCCCAGGCTTCATAATTGAGCAGCTCGTACTAGAG ATGTTTGATGCATATGGCAATCATGTTGCAGAGGGTGCGGAAGTTCAGTTCCACTTGGATGGATTTGTTATTCAAGGACATCTAGGCTCAAAGTATAAG GTGGATGACCGTGGATGCATTGACCTTGGGGGCCTATTGGAAGTAACTGCAGGTTATGGAAAATCAG TATCTCTCTCTGTTTTACATGACGGCAAAGTAGTCTTCAAGCGAGAGTTTCAAACTGAGAAAAGGGAACTAAGAATTGCATCAGTG GTACCTGAGCATTGCATTGCTGGCTCTATACTGGAAGATTTAGCTTTTGAAGTTGTAGACTCCCAAGGTGTTGTTGATGAAACTTTTCATGATGATGAAAAGCATGGCCAATCCCATAGACTCATAGTTAACTCAGAATCATTTGAAACATGTGATTCTATATGCTATGCATTCATTCACGGCTGCTGCATCGTCACTTCAATTCCCCTTCCTGAAATTGAAGGGCCATTTTGCTTCGTAGCTTTTCATTCTCGTTACATGGATCTGTATCTCAATGTCAAG GTTTCTCTTGTGCGTCCTCGGAAAGTTGAGTCTGATGAGATTGAGTACCCCTCAGATCAGAAGGGCTTGTTCCTGCAGAAGTCACAATCTGTCAAGGATGTAGGATGTCTACTGTCCCTAGTGAAATATGACAAG GAACTAGAGGATGAAGTGTGCAAATATGGTGAGCGCATTGCAAAATGGGAACATCTGCTGGAAACTCTTGATTGTAGGAAGGCAAGCATTGAGCGATATGTGTCTGGTTTGCAAG CTTCTCTGGAACCTAATTTAATCAACAATTTGGACTCTTTGTccacaaaagaagaaatgatgaTACGGATCAAGGAAAGAGATCATTCTGCAGCTTCTGTTCTCTGCAGTCTTGCTCAAAAACTTCCATTTCAAGAACCGTGGATGGATGTTATCGAAGGGTTAGTAGGTGTGGTAGTCCTACTGGGAACAGTTTGTACCAGTAAGCTTAGCAG GATTTTAGCTGAGTACTTGGGTGAAGATCAGATGCTTGCTGTTGTGTGCAAATCCTATACAGCTGCACGTGCTCTTGAGAAGTATGAGCATAATGGAAAAGTTGATTGGAAACTTGGTCTTCATGCAGAAGCTACTGCACTTGGAAAATCAATAAGTGGCAGATTTCTTGTTGTCTGCCTTGAGGATATAAG GCCTTACCCAGGATTGATTGAAGTAAGTGACCCTCAGAGGAAGCTAGCGTTGCCAGATCCTAGGTTACCGACTGGAAACACTCCTCCAGGTTTTATTGGTTATGCGGTTAATATGGTTAACATAGACCATCCTCATTTAGAGAACTTGACCACTGCTGGCCATGGTCTGCGGGAGACCCTATTCTACAGACTTTTTAGCAAGCTTCAAGTATATGAAACGAGGGAACATATGGAAAATGCTCGTGCTTGCATAAAACACAGTGCTATCTCTCTGGATGGAGGAATTCTGAGAAAGAATGGAATTATATCTCTTGGATACAG GAATCCTGAAATACATTTTCCAGTTCAGATGCATGTCTCTCAGCAACACAAGGAAATCATGGAgcaaattaagaaaatgaagTTGGAGCTAAGAAGCATCTTACAGCATATAGAGAGAATAAGTGAAAATCATGCCAAAGCTTCTAAGAAGTTTaacaagagaaaaatgaagctGGAGAAGTGCATGGATCGAATGGATTCCACAATCAAGTATTATCACGTGGAATATGCTCCCAATACACTTAAGAGCGAGGAAGCCCCTCCCATGTGA